In Trichoderma breve strain T069 chromosome 4, whole genome shotgun sequence, the following proteins share a genomic window:
- a CDS encoding velvet factor domain-containing protein, translating to MDRYSANPAMGMQRLPPPQGLLAGAPSGPDTFRPSPQDPHSYFHSQPYPHNSAGPAISSPLMSPSHMPFAGAIPPQPYPARHMTGQGQPPQIYPPGRPDNTIDTRLPQFPPSMNHMNRQTPPPRPYQHPEAGGPPLYVARHEQDTPMAESPYEPEMARPAGRLPSHASEISVPPAARVPNLLGANRAQFLSDISFELKMRQQPNAARACGFGDRDRRVIDPPPIVELVVRNPNFTQEEIRVYLRYESYVMSCAIFDESGERDSSYMPEEYQHQRRLMGSLVSTPFVGQDENGQEGCFFCFSDLSCRTPGSFRLKFTLMMIDPSRAGAVKHFPILAEIKSEPFKVYSAKEFPGMVASSSLAKRLKEQGCIISIKKGNDRGRGSRINDDGSDNDDDDDGDASQGPRRRRPTRN from the coding sequence ATGGATCGCTATTCTGCCAACCCCGCCATGGGAATGCAGCGATTGCCACCTCCGCAAGGTCTACTCGCCGGAGCGCCCAGCGGACCAGACACTTTCCGGCCATCCCCTCAGGATCCTCATTCATATTTTCACTCTCAGCCTTATCCTCACAACAGCGCCGGCCCTGCAATCTCGTCACCTCTAATGTCTCCCTCACACATGCCATTTGCCGGCGCCATCCCTCCTCAGCCCTATCCTGCCCGCCATATGACCGGGCAAGGCCAACCACCTCAGATATATCCACCTGGGAGGCCGGATAACACTATTGATACGCGATTGCCACAGTTTCCCCCGAGCATGAACCACATGAACCGCCAAACGCCACCACCACGACCATACCAACACCCCGAGGCCGGCGGCCCACCGCTTTATGTTGCGAGACACGAGCAGGATACTCCCATGGCAGAGTCGCCGTATGAGCCAGAGATGGCAAGGCCTGCAGGTCGATTGCCATCTCACGCTTCAGAGATTTCAGTGCCCCCAGCGGCTCGAGTTCCAAATCTACTGGGTGCTAATAGGGCTCAATTCTTGAGCGACATCAGCTTCGAGCTCAAGATGCGCCAACAGCCAAACGCGGCACGAGCTTGTGGGTTTGGCGATAGAGATCGAAGAGTCATTGATCCGCCTCCGATTGTGGAGCTCGTGGTTAGAAACCCGAATTTCACGCAGGAGGAAATCAGAGTCTACCTGAGGTACGAGAGCTATGTCATGAGCTGTGCCATATTCGACGAATCAGGGGAGCGGGATTCTTCCTACATGCCAGAAGAGTATCAGCATCAACGACGTCTGATGGGCTCTCTGGTCTCAACGCCATTCGTGGGACAGGACGAGAACGGGCAGGagggctgcttcttttgcttctccgaTCTTTCATGTCGCACTCCAGGCTCGTTTCGATTAAAATTTACGTTAATGATGATAGACCCAAGCCGGGCCGGGGCTGTTAAGCACTTTCCCATTCTAGCGGAGATCAAGAGCGAGCCCTTCAAGGTTTACAGCGCCAAAGAATTTCCTGGCATGGTGGCCAGCAGCAGTCTAGCCAAGCGTCTGAAAGAGCAGGGATGTATAATTTCAATCAAGAAGGGAAACGACAGAGGACGAGGCTCTAGAATAAACGACGATGGCTCCGacaacgatgacgatgacgatggagatgcatCGCAAGgcccaaggagaagacggcCGACGCGAAACTAA
- a CDS encoding amidohydrolase family domain-containing protein encodes MDESAEKRRLLRPASPSGDSSSPQPPPYEAPAYPRRPRHRRLFMRSILSIRTGLSVVVAASVLWLCFAVDRQYRAQQPHDGRASSKLLQRFEESLAQCQGLGKVPGRPAPGSRQSNPRWSPTNGQIGTTVLRNATLFDGEAFVPGAVDIVFSKGLIEAVHKASDNKAIVGDNVVEYNVHGRYVTPGLVDMHSHHYLGTWPGTASTDDGNEVHPDTKAFTPAVRVIDALKAYDEGATLILSGGVTSSLIIPGSANLIAGEGMPVKNSLYSGEHSEPVVEDLHLERGVPVNERRRYMKFAFGENPKGTWGYTRLGNAWHLREHLQKAKELKEKQDDYCSAILESRHWHDGLKASFIHHHGKFPFQLDLESTVAILRGQVIVQNHNYEPEDLETMLRISHEFGYRVSGFHHATEAWQVPNLLKEQGDNVTVAIFAEFSLYKQEAYSPSLYAGHILDKNGIPVAYKSDHVIGLTSAKYLASQAAIGYAFKLPEEKALQSITSIPAKAIDLDFRVGYCKPGFDADIVVWDSHPLSIGATPLQVFVDGQAQLDESQVKQSMDMTFTAARTGDENDSIKPQMRYEISDEQRESTCSQAYEAGQSFVIDDGEISCFGSAGTCAEARSKLEQNGKKVLHLSLQNGHVLPGLTAVTRALGMSEIAMLDSTGDGQAANQKIGDPESLVYAKYGLWLDGKSFARARLGGVTRAISLPLADASGFVQGVSVEFLTSGKKSLTDGGIVQGDVALHLSLGDATKQSEGTVSSGIHHLRKMLEDGKGKHNETLYGRVAAGKLPLVVQSNNKYDLSQLILVKKDFPETNLVILGGKEAPYVAKELAAANISVILSENRPAPDVFRDKDAVVGPPLTRSVASYLKEAGVTFALSIFETAMPVDYRVHDLGPEAGWAAKYAHLSQEDTVRLVTSNVESILGLEKSRDLVVFEGNPLSYGASVVVSFHANVETGKLEVATCFPREDEHGSSL; translated from the exons ATGGACGAGTCGGCAGAGAAgaggcggctgctgcggccTGCGTCTCCAAGCGGAGATTCATCCTCGCCGCAGCCTCCGCCATATGAGGCCCCAGCCTATCCCAGGAGACCGCGCCATCGCCGGCTGTTTATGCGGAGCATCTTGTCCATCAGGACAGGCTTGAGTGTTGTGGTTGCTGCATCCGTGCTATGGCTGTGCTTTGCCGTCGATCGCCAGTACCGAGCCCAGCAGCCCCATGATGGGAGAGCTTCGTCGAAGCTGTTGCAGCGCTTTGAGGAATCGCTGGCGCAATGTCAGGGGCTGGGAAAGGTCCCTGGCAGGCCTGCGCCTGGTTCTCGACAAAGCAACCCGCGATGGTCGCCGACCAATGGCCAAATCGGGACGACTGTGTTGAGAAACGCGACCCTGTTCGACGGTGAGGCTTTCGTTCCAGGCGCAGTCGACATTGTCTTTTCCAAGGGTCTCATTGAAGCCGTTCACAAGGCGTCAGACAACAAGGCGATTGTAGGCGACAACGTCGTCGAGTACAACGTCCACGGCCGATATGTCACCCCCGGCCTGGTGGACATGCATTCGCATCACTACCTTGGGACATGGCCCGGGACCGCATCAACTGATGACGGCAATGAAGTGCACCCGGACACTAAAGCATTCACCCCAGCAGTGCGTGTGATCGATGCCTTGAAGGCGTATGATGAAGGCGCCACGTTGATTCTATCGGGCGGTGTCACATCTTCACTCATCATCCCCGGCTCGGCAAATCTCATTGCTGGTGAGGGTATGCCTGTAAAGAACTCGCTCTATTCTGGAGAACATTCCGAGCCCGTCGTTGAAGATTTGCATCTCGAGAGAGGAGTGCCTGTAAACGAACGCCGCCGGTACATGAAGTTTGCATTTGGCGAAAATCCAAAGGGTACATGGGGCTACACTCGGCTCGGTAACGCCTGGCACTTGCGAGAGCATctgcaaaaggccaaggagttgaaagaaaaacaggACGACTACTGCTCTGCCATCCTGGAGAGCCGTCACTGGCATGATGGCCTCAAAGCAAGCTTTATTCACCACCACGGAAAGTTTCCATTCCAGCTAGACCTCGAATCAACAGTCGCCATTCTTCGGGGACAAGTCATTGTACAGAACCACAACTATGAGCCGGAAGACTTGGAGACTATGCTTCGGATAAGCCACGAGTTTGGGTACAGGGTCTCGGGATTCCACCACGCTACCGAGGCCTGGCAAGTGCCAAACTTGCTCAAGGAGCAGGGAGACAACGTCACtgttgccatctttgcaGAATTCAGTCTGTACAAGCAAGAGGCGTATTCGCCGAGCCTGTATGCAGGACACATTCTCGATAAGAATGGTATTCCTGTAGCTTACAAGTCTGACCACGTCATTGGCCTAACAAGTGCCAAGTATTTGGCCTCTCAAGCAGCCATTGGGTATGCCTTCAAGCTTCCGGAAGAAAAGGCGCTTCAGTCAATCACCTCCATTCCAGCAAAGGCAATCGATCTTGATTTCCGTGTAGGATACTGTAAGCCTGGCTTCGACGCAGACATTGTGGTATGGGACTCCCACCCTCTATCAATTGGCGCGACGCCTTTGCAGGTCTTCGTCGATGGTCAAGCCCAGCTTGATGAATCTCAGGTCAAGCAGAGCATGGACATGACATTTACGGCAGCTCGTACTGGAGATGAAAATGACTCTATTAAGCCACAGATGCGGTATGAGATCTCGGACGAGCAGAGAGAATCGACGTGTTCTCAAGCCTACGAGGCAGGCCAGAGCTTCGTCATTGATG ACGGAGAGATTTCGTGTTTCGGTTCAGCTGGTACATGCgcagaagcaagaagcaagcTCGAGCAAAATGGAAAGAAGGTTCTTCACCTATCTCTACAAAATGGCCATGTCTTGCCAGGATTGACGGCCGTCACTCGAGCGCTGGGAATGAGCGAGATTGCCATGCTGGACAGCACTGGTGACGGCCAAGCGGCAAACCAGAAAATCGGAGATCCCGAGAGCCTGGTTTATGCGAAATACGGCCTTTGGCTTGACGGGAAGTCGTTTGCGAGGGCCCGTCTCGGCGGTGTCACCCGAGCAATCTCGCTCCCGCTGGCAGATGCGTCCGGCTTCGTCCAGGGCGTCAGCGTAGAGTTTCTCACcagcggcaagaagagcCTTACGGACGGAGGTATCGTTCAGGGTGATGTGGCTCTGCATCTGTCTCTGGGTGATGCCACTAAGCAATCGGAGGGCACGGTTAGCAGTGGAATTCACCATCTCCGGAAAATGCTAGAGGATGGGAAAGGGAAACATAACGAGACCCTGTACGGGCGAGTGGCGGCGGGTAAACTGCCACTTGTTGTGCAGAGCAACAACAAG TATGACTTGTCTCAACTGATCCTCGTCAAGAAAGACTTTCCCGAAACCAATCTCGTGATACTTGGCGGCAAGGAAGCGCCCTAT GTGGCCAAAGAGCTCGCTGCTGCCAACATCTCCGTCATTCTGTCAGAAAATCGGCCCGCCCCTGATGTATTCCGCGACAAGGACGCAGTAGTCGGGCCGCCTCTTACTAGAAGCGTGGCCAGTTATCTCAAGGAGGCTGGTGTTACATTTGCTTTGTCCATTTTCGAGACTG CAATGCCGGTAGACTATCGCGTCCACGATCTAGGTCCGGAAGCTGGGTGGGCGGCCAAGTACGCTCACCTGAGCCAGGAAGACACCGTTCGGCTTGTGACTTCGAACGTGGAGTCGATTTTGGGGCTGGAGAAGAGTAGGGACTTGGTGGTGTTTGAGGGCAATCCGCTGAGTTACGGGGCTTCCGTGGTGGTTTCTTTCCATGCGAATGTGGAGACTGGGAAGTTGGAAGTTGCTACTTGCTTTCCTAGGGAGGATGAGCATGGAAGCAGCTTGTAA